ATAACGTGGGGCGATCCTTTTGACTGTAGCGGTCAAGATGTAATTATATGCGTTACGGGTAATCCAGGTGTTACAGACTTTTACATAGAATTTGGCACAGCACTACATGAGAATACTGGTCTGCCTGTTTGTGTTATTGGTAAGaacatttttgattattttatactcTATTGAGTAAAAATAAGGTAAAGATACCTTTAAATAAGTCAGGTGATGAataatattgtagccagtgtaaatggCTAGGATAGGATTTTCTTAGTTAGGCTAATCATTTCCGATGTTTTCATAGTTGAGagaaatctataaataaaatctcataaaataattaaatattacgggCATATTGTGTCAATCTGGTTATTATTCAAGCAAagttttatgtgataatttaatcatttctGCACCTTTGATGCAATGCAAAGTATAGGCATATGTGTAAAGTATAGGCATTTGACTAAAGAAACATTAGAATCGGTaggttaattattattaggtaatCATAATCTCTGAAGGCAACATTTaccaataaaatagatatttataggAACCACGTCTTATAACATAAGTAcctactaggtattgctcgcggcttagctCGTGTAAAAAGCCATTTCCGGAACAAAAATCCATAAATCGCTGTAGAAATCCATGGGGCTATCAATGCAATGCCAACGCCATCTACTTAgaaatcagatttaaaaaattaaatattttacaagggACCAAATTACCAGGTTAAAAGGTAGCCTATAGGATAATCCAGGACGGTCTCTCTGTAGGCCTATTtgtatccaaatccgttcaatctttacttctaacaataaacaaacatccaaaaattttaacaaacattcgcatttataataatattagtaagataatagTTAATAAGCAACTTTTGTTTGAAACTTGAATCAAATTGTTCAGAAATtcaatagtttataaaaatcttatagaTGCACATACCTGTTAAACTGGCTACGATATGATTCTATCACGACTACCCACATTAAAccgtcataatattatatagatattatccAAACTTGACAATGGTTAAAGAACACTGTTCATTTTGGAACTTTAAAGTATGATCAAAATGCAAAGACTTTAAACAGTACATACTTAGGTAGTGTTTAGAACTCTTTgtgaaaactataattttttaggTCATGCTGGCCATGAAGAAGTTCCAGACAAGAAATCAAATATGCTGCAAGGtcaagaaaatttatttaatctagAAGGTCAAATCGAACACAAGTTGGATTTTATCTACAATTACGTTGATAAGCGTAGTAACATGCATCTTATAGGTCATTCTATCGGGTCATGGATGATTCTAGAAGCATTGCAAAAacatagtaatttaattaatagaatttCATCAATCAATTTGTTATTTCCTACTATCCAACATATGGCAGAAACGAAGAAtggtatatttttgaataatttcataaGGAATTTTCATACAATTGCGTTGCTTGTTTTACATTAGCTTATATGTTACCTAATTATATCAAATCACttctaattaaaatctatttaaaatttaattctctACCTTTTACATTACGAAGaaagaattcaaaaatattGCAATCCAAGAGTCGGTGAGAAGGTGCTTTTTTTAGCTTATGATGAAATGGACAAAGTAACAtctttaaacaattacataatagaaaaaattaaacacatgacaaacattatttatagtaatcatGATGGTTGGGTGCCAGTCAAATATATGGAAGACCTAAAATGTTATCAACCTTATCTTCAAATGAAAGTAGTAAACATTGACCATGCCTTTGTTTTGAAGTCTGCAGAAATTATAGCCGAAATGGTTTCAgactatattaaattaaagcttAATAAATAGTCTGGGCTAGACATTACCATAGAGTGAATATCGTGTTAGGGAAACTAGGTAATTTAGATAGGtgtatatgtttaaataaaacgtgAAGTGGTTATGTGTGGTTAAACACTCATACATACAGAGTAGTATTTTGTGCATACTGTCCACTTTTTTTAGTAGAGAAGGAATTTGCTAATAGGGGTAATTGGGGAAAACTTGCACTTCGGGTAATCTTTATAGATATTATGATCATACTATGAAACACAGCTACAAAGTTGCTGATTCAAGCTAGTTTTGTGCGACTGTGAACTGGCTCGTCGTAAGAGCCAAAACATCAGCAGTATGAGTCTACTTGTATAATATCTTccataatatagataatttaaaccatacaaatgtatttattatcttattttcttTAGATATAATGTTCGTAATAATTCTATACTTATCTGTCTTGACTAAGAAGCCGccattaattgtatttaaatacaaatatagttttatgttgtattatttcttctaaaaaaattaccaccatttcaaaaaatattcccTTTTTCCAATCCATCGCTAAAATGGACCAaccagaacaaagtttttttttagatagttactaattaccgaaataaaattattgaacagATATTTTCCCGCCGATGTATTTATACGTGTGTTTGCCCACGTTGAAACGTCGGAAGTAACATTAATCAAACCGTTGTAAAGATTCATATTGCTGCttcatattttagtaattttttgttacgtatccgctattattattatgagacATTGGCGAAAccaccgataaataaacgatggaagccataatataaaagttaatttagaaaatattgattatagatTGAGGAAGATTCAGGAGTCTCAATCAAAATAGGTTTTTAAATTCAGAACGAGCGATACATTTTGAAGAACATATTCAATATAACATGGACAAAGTATCGGCCATCGCCAAGCTGCGGGTACAGGAGCATTtcttttatgcaaatattttgacGCACCTTGtcttggttttaaatttaccCACATGTTCTTGCACAAGTAAaaggtatacatattatattagtcaGCATATGAATTGTGTCATAGTTGTATATcatattttggaatataatgCCAGTAAGAAACAATTGTTTTAGATATGTGctctttaatttaataaaattacctgTTATATTACAAGTCagagataattattattttacatgttttgtaataataagtaaataacagTTGAGACGACCACACAAGTTCATCTCatcttatttattacaataattgaaaataagtacatacaatcaaaatgaaagaatataaaatgagtatctgataaacaataataaaattgtaaatggcactgaaaataaataaacaaaaaggtcATCAACGGGTCAGCATTTACAACAAATGCCTGACACAAATAcaatttaagttaataaaacgCACACTTCGAGAAACTCGTTCAATTAGGAATCTATCATACAAGACAGCAGATAGgtgttttataatagttttaatattgaaatgccGTAACGAAAATACAAGAAGATACAAGTTTAAAAACTTGAATTGAAAGTAATAATCCCAGACACATAAGGTATAAAAtgctataattattgtatttcataatgtgtacaataaaataaatagtatccaATGGCAACAattcttttgatattattttccaaCAGGCTGTACATCGGAACATGTGACGTCACCCTTAGTAAGAGCTTATTATTTGGCACTGTACTGAATCTGACCGCATATTATTACCCTGCAGATCAAAGAGGACTATTTTACTCAAACAGGCATATACTCTAGTGAGaacatagataaatataatgtataaacttTTCACAACACAGAGATTCGCCACCTCCGATCGATCACTGGGGCAGATGGTCAAATGTGGACTGTTTACGGTTCAGTGTTTAGTGGGACTTTAACAACGCTCAGGGTGACGTGCGCATGCGCACatatttgaatatggaatgtaTGCATGTACGACTCATTGATCAGACCTACCGTTATTCACACAAAATTTGTTATTGCATTTTGGTATAGCAATAATGAATACTTGTCGGACTATGGTAACGACtttaaacaatgatttatttcatatcataactatctagaaatatttacaatattatggaAGTACACATCGTATAGTATAAAGTAACATTTTGTAGGTAATTCAATCGAAACGGATACTCTCACATACTTAGTTGTGCGTTAATTTCATAGCATGCAGTTCAAATCAACTTCGCAGGAACCAGACGCATAATACTCGCGTCTCAACTGTGATGAAAATGGTCACGtgacaataaatgaaaaacaatcaCTCGAACCGGCGCACCGGCGGCACCAAGGAGCAG
This genomic interval from Manduca sexta isolate Smith_Timp_Sample1 unplaced genomic scaffold, JHU_Msex_v1.0 HiC_scaffold_3656, whole genome shotgun sequence contains the following:
- the LOC115443760 gene encoding LOW QUALITY PROTEIN: lipid droplet-associated hydrolase (The sequence of the model RefSeq protein was modified relative to this genomic sequence to represent the inferred CDS: inserted 1 base in 1 codon; deleted 1 base in 1 codon); the encoded protein is WGDPFDCSGQDVIICVTGNPGVTDFYIEFGTALHENTGLPVCVIGHAGHEEVPDKKSNMLQGQENLFNLEGQIEHKLDFIYNYVDKRSNMHLIGHSIGSWMILEALQKHSNLINRISSINLLFPTIQHMAETKNGIFLNNFIRNFHTIALLXFTLAYMLPNYIKSLLIKIYLKFNSLPLHYEERIQKYCNPRVGEKVLFLAYDEMDKVTSLNNYIIEKIKHMTNIIYSNHDGWVPVKYMEDLKCYQPYLQMKVVNIDHAFVLKSAEIIAEMVSDYIKLKLNK